Part of the Leptotrichia trevisanii DSM 22070 genome is shown below.
GTGCTGGGTGCGGTTAATAATGATGGGAATGGTAGGTTTACTGATGTGGCTAACAGGAATTATCATGTTGGGGATTCAGATTTTAATATGGTGCTTGCGACTAATAGTTTGTCAACAAGTGCAGCAAGTTCAATTTCACAGACTGCTAGTAGTATATCAGAAAGTGCGGATAGTATTTCAGAGAGTGCAGGAAACATAAGCAATAGTGCTAAAAATTATTCTGAAACTGTGGAAGGGGTAAAATCTGTACTTGCACAGAATATTACCCAGACATCAACACAAAATACTACGATAACCTCTAACAATGACACGACAATAACTTCATCAGGGACATCAAAAGTTGCTGGTGGTGGAAAAGTATTGATAAATGGATAAATTTTGAAAAGAGCAGGTGTTGGAAATGATAGATGAAAAATATAGGAGAAATCCGGAGCATATAACGGATTTTTTGAAAAAGGAAAGGTTTAGATATATCAAAATTTTTGAAAGATTGGTAAATGATAAACTGTATGAAGAATATGAGCAATGTGATTTTATTTTGGAAAAAATAGAGGAATTTACAGAGGAAGATGAAAAGCATCTGGTTTATCGGATAAAGGAAGAAGAAAATAAATATAATGTGGAATATTTAAAGGAACGGATACTGGAGAACTTTATATTTGAAGAGCTATATTTTTTAGTAAATCAAAAATTTGAACTGCTGGAAATTTTGAATATTGATGAAATTATGGAAAAAATAGAAATTATTCAGCAGGAAGTAATAAAAATTGAGAATGTGGATTTAAAATTGAAATATCCAGATTTAGAAAAGTACAAAAAGCTGGTATCGGATGAAGATGTCTTTCTTGAATTCATAAAGAACTATAAATTTTACAGCGTGTTCAAGAGCAATATTTCTGACAAGAAAAAGACAATATATGGAATAGTCTCAAAGCCTGTTCCTTTATCACTGCAAACAAAGCAAGAAAAAGGTATTTATGTAATAAAAGGACATTTAAACTATGATAAAATGAGTAATTTAAGATTTCATAAATTTATAAATTCAGAATACAGAAGGGAATTTGAGAATGTGAAGGTTGAGTACGGGAAACTGATGTTGCTGGATGATGTGAGGATTACGAAAAAGGTTGATAATATGATTAAAATATGTGAAAAAGAAAATCAGTATGAATTATCAAATGAGAATAGTCAAAATAGAATAATATATTTTAAAAGAGAGTTTTTAAAATATTTAATTTAAATTTTGAAATAAGGGTGATTAGATGTATAATGAATATCTTAATGGAAACTCAGATATAGCAGTAACTTATGAACAAATTAAAAATAGACTCGAAAATAGGAAAAAAATGCAAGACTTATTTTATAAAATAAGTCCGTTAAGTTTAGGAACAATAGTAGAAACAAAAATTAATAAAGAAATTTTAAAAACATATGTTTGTGATGGTGCATTATTAAAATGTAAAAATTTAATTAGTAAGGATTTGTTTTTAAAATTAAAAGTTATTGATAGAAAAACGCAAATTTTAGGAAAACCAGTAGCAACAGAATCTGATAATAATAGTTATAATTTTATTATTTGTGATAAAAATGGAATAGAACAAGAGGGTTACTGTTTAATTAGTTGTAGTTTATGTAATGTGGAAAATGGAAAATGGGGAAATGTTTTTAATAATATTCTAAAAAGTGGAAAAAAAACTTTATCAAATGAAAGTAAACTTTTTTGTGGAATAGATTCTAATAATCCTATTGATATTATTTTTAATGGACAAAACATTACAGAAAAAACAGCAACACAAAATATAGCATTTATGAAAAGTATTTGGGTCCAACAATTGCAGAATGGTATAAAAGAAACTTATGAATCTGCTGGAAAATTTGCTGCTTCAAAAAAAATGACAAAAGTTCCTTATATAGGGTTTTTAGGAATAATAGGAATGGGGACTTCCTCAGTTGAATTTATTAATGGAATTGAATCATCATTATCAGCAGGGATTTCAATGTACAAAGGAAAAAACATTAGTGTTGGAAAAGAAATTTTGAGTAGTGTAGGATATAGCTCTGAAGAAATTGAAACAATTTTTGGAATTTCTAGCAAAGTTTATGAGGTTTCTAGTTTTATTAATACACCTTTATCAATTTTTAACAATAATTATTTAAAAGTTAAAGAAAATCCAATGTCAAATAAATCTAGAAGAGAGAGGAGGGGGAATGCAAATCGTAAAGAAAAAAATTGGCAAAAAAAAGCTACAAAAAAAGAATTAGAAAAAAGCGAAAATAATAAAATAAAAAAAGGATTTTTTAAAGATATTAATAAGGAATATACACAAATAAAATCAAAAGATAAAGAAATACGTAAGATATTGTATGAAGAATTAGGAGAAAGCATTGAAGAAAAGTACGAACAAAGCGTTAAATATTTAAATAATGACATTTCTATAATAGAAATAGTAAAATAAAAGGAAAGGAAATTTTGATGAAAATTTATAATAAAATAATAGTATTTGGAATAGGGATATTAACAATTTTATTTTTATTTCAGTATATTTTATTTAAAGGAGGTTTTATGAATAGAGAAAAATATGAACAAATACTGAAAAAAGCAAATGAAATGAGTGAAAAAAAAATTATGAAAAAGCTGAAAACTTATTAAAAAAATCAATAAAATATGATATAGAAGGATATTATCAACTTGGAATATTTTATTTTTCAGAATTAAATGACGAAAAAAGAGCAATAAAATTTTTTGAATTAGGCTATAAAAAAGGTTATATACTGTCAACTTTACCATTAGGAGATATTTATAGAGAAAAAGGAGATGTGGAAAAAGCGAAAGAATGGTACCAAAAAGGTGTCGAAGAAAATGAAAATTTCTGCAATATACAATTGGCTAAAATATACATGTCTGAAAAAAAATTTAATGAAGCTGAGAAAGTATTATTAGAAATTGAAAATATTGAAAAAAATGGTGAAGCAATTTATAATTTATTTATAATTTCATATTTAAAAAATGATAAAAAAAATATGGATAAATGGGAAAATAAACTTTTTAATGAAACTCTGGTTGAAGATATAAACGAAGATATGATAAATAATATTAAATATATTAAAGGTTCTGATAAAGATAAAAAATTTTTTAACCAAATTAATGATGCAAATAGTTTTGCTTTTCTTGGAAACTATAATATTGCAGAAAATAAATTAAAAGATGCAATAAAAATTAATGAAAAAGATGGTTATTATGAATTAGGGAAATTATACTATTATATTCTAAAAAAAGATTTAGCAAAAAAAATATTAGAAAAATCATACGAGTTAGGTAATTTTCAATCATTATCAATAATCGGAAGAATAGAAGAAGATAATGAAAAGATTGAAAAAGCAAAAGAAATTTATAAAATAGGAGTTGAAAAAGAAGATAGAGAATCAATTTTTAACTTAGGTGCTATATATGAGGAAGAAGATAACGATATAGAAAATGCAATAATAATTTATAACAAAGGGATGGCATTGAAAGATGCTAGATCAATTTACAACTTAGTTCATATTTATGAAAAATTGGGAGAAGAAGAAGAGGTAAAAAAATTAAAGAATAAAATATTATTTGAAAAAGGATTAATTTATTTGGAATATGATATGATAAATTATGCCAAAAAATAAATTTTTACATTATATAGTATGGAAGTGAAATAATGAAAAAAATAGAAGTAATCAAAAGAGTTAAATGTTTAGTTCCAAATATCTATAAAATAAATGGAGAATTGCAAAATATAAAAGCAAAAGGAAAAATTAAAATTCAGGAAGTTGATCAAAATATTATTGGTATAAAGTTTATAAAATCCAAAAATATTAATGACAAATTTTCAAAGTTAGAGTTACAAGTATTTAAAGAATTAGAGGAAGATAATAATATTTATATTATTGATTTTAATAAATGGAATAATCCTCAAATTTTAAATAAGGAGTTAATTACTGAAAATATAGATAAAAATCTGTTTAAATATTTTAAAAATAGAAATGAATATGCCACTCAAATCCATTTAACAATTTTTAATTATAAGAATTTGATTAATTCTGAAGATCTTGAAAGTTTGCTATTTACCGAAACTCCATTATCATTCTTGTTTTTAGATATTTATGATAAACAAATTAACGATAAGAATGAATTTGAGGTGGAATATATTATTCAGTCAATGCCTATAGACGAAAAAATACCTGTCAAACTGATATTTAAGCTGGATGAAGAAGAAAAGGATGTTATAAAATTGAATTTCAGAATGGATTATTATGATGACAGGATGAGTAGAAATGTGCTTGTTTCAAAAGTGCGGGATTTGTTAAAAAAGGAAATGTTTGAAAAGATGGACTTTGAACTGGATTTATCAGGATATTACATTCTGGATAAGGAAAATTTTAAGATAAGGGAAATAAAGGCAGAACAGAGAATTAAGATAGATGACAAATTATACGAAAGGGAGTTTTTTATAAAAGAAGAAACTGAGAATATAGAATCAGAGGAAAAATCAGATGAAGCTAAAGAAATTATTGAAAAAGATGAAATGCTTCAAATTGAAATTCCAAAAGTTGAAAATCTAAATGAAAAAGAATTGATAGAAACAGAAAAAACTGTATTCAAAAAGCCTAAAAAACCAATAGAACAAACCTACGATAGCATTCGCAACTGGCTGCTCCCTCTTTTAAGAAAAGATGATAAAATAATATTTCCAAAAGAAGAGTTTTTAGAAAGAATAAAACTTTTTGATGAGGCTGAAAAATTGAGAACATTTAATGTGATAAAATTGGCTGTTGAACATGATAATTATTGTGTGAAATTTGAGGAAGGCAAGACAATTAGAGGATATGAGGTTATAAAGGCTTTTGGGGAAATGCTGGGAATTGATGTTGAAGAGGAAGTTGTGGAAAATGTGGAGGAAATAGAAGTAGAAGAAGAAGAAAAGAAACTTACGCCACAGCAGTTGAGGAAGAAGAAGTTTCTTGAAAGAATGAAAAGATCGGAAAAAGAAGAACATTAAAAAAGGAGGATAAATTGTGGGATATATAAAAATACTAGATGAAAAAGTGTCAAATATTATTGCCGCTGGGGAAGTTGTGGAAAATCCAGCTTCGATGATTAAGGAGATGATTGAGAACTCGCTGGATGCAAAGGCTACGATGATAAAAATTGAGGTTTTTAAAGCTGGAACGGATGTTAAGGTGAGTGATAATGGAATTGGGATGGATAAGGACGATACGCTTTTGTCGGTGGAGCGACATGCTACTTCTAAAATTAAGGAAAAGGAAGATGTTTTTAACTTAAACACTTATGGATTTCGTGGAGAGGCTTTGTCATCTATTGCGGCGGTGTCTAAACTTACGATTACTACACGTTCCGAAAATAGTCCTGTAGGATACAAAATTGGCTGTTATGGCGGAGTTGTGAGAAAATTTGAGGAAGTTTCGAGAAATGTCGGGACAGAAATGGAAGTCAGGGATTTATTTTACAATACGCCTGCCAGACGAAAATTTTTGCGAAAAATGTCAACAGAATATGGTAAAATCAGGGATATTGTACTAAAGGAAGCACTTTCAAACAGTAATGTGGCATTTTCGCTTGAATTAGATGGAAAAAGTACGATAAAGACAAGTGGAAAAGGGATTGATAATACAATTCTTGAATTATTTGGAAAATCTATTTTGAGAAATTTGAAAAAATTTGAATACGGATATTTGGGAAATGTGGAAATTTTACGAAGTTCAAAGGACTTTATGTTTACTTTTGTAAATAACCGATATGTTAAGTCAGCAACTATTGAACGTTCTGTTATAGACGGCTATTACACTAAATTGATGAAAGGGAAATATCCGTTTGCCATTATTTTTTACAATACTGATCCAAAGGAAATTGATGTAAATGTTCACCCATCCAAAAAAATAATAAAATTCTCAAATGATAAAATTGTTTATAATGAAATAAAATCGGCAATTGACGACTTTTTTTATTATAACGACAGGGAAAACTGGCAGCCAAATATTGACTTGATAAAGAAAAATATTAACATTAATGAAAATGTCACCGTGGAAAAAGATGATTTGTTTTCCGACGATGTTTTGAAGGGTAAAAATCAGAAAGTTATAAGCCTTGAAACTTTTGATGGAAAAATTTTGGAAAATAGTGAAAATTCACGAGAGAAGGATAATTTTTCAGTAGATGATTTTGAAAAGAATAATAGAAATACTGATTTTTTGGATAATTTTAAAAATATGAGTAATGATAGTTTTTCAAATAATGAAAATTTTGTAAAAAATAAAAACGAAAATGATTCAAGCCTTGATGAAATTTGGAATAAGATGAATGATAATTCAAAAATGGCTGTGGAAAACAATGTGGAAAACTTTAAGACAAAAGATGAATATTATACGAAAAATTGGGATAAAAACAGTAATTTTGAAAATTATAAAAATTCTGACGAATATGACAATTCTGATACTATAAATGAAAATACTGAAAATGAATCCCATTATAAAGTTGGAACATTTGAAAAACATGTTGGAAAACAGTTTCATTATGATATTTTGGGGCAGATTTTTGATACATATATTCTCGTTCGCAGAGATGACGAACTGGAAATTTATGATCAGCATATTATTCACGAAAGAATTTTGTATGAAGAGTTAAAGGATAAATTCTATAATAAGAAAATTGAATCGCAGCATTTATTATTGCCTCTGAAAATGGAAGTTACACAAATTGAAAAAAATATTATTTTTGAGAATATCGAAATTTTTAGAGATTTTGGATTTGATATTGATGAGTTTTCGGAAGATGAAATTGTAATTCGGGCTGTGCCTGCCTTTGACTTTCGGGATAGCATTGAAAATGTATTTTTACAGCTGCTTATGGATTTGAAAAATGAAGTGGAAATAAAGGATTTACGTGAAAATATTATTATTTCAATGTCGTGCAAAGGGGCTGTGAAGGCTGGACAGAAGCTCGATATGTTTGAAATGCAGAATATGGTGCGAAGGATTCATGAAGTGGGGAAATATACGTGTCCACACGGGCGTCCAATTATTGTGAAATTGAGTAAAAATGACTTGGACAAAATGTTTGGAAGAAAAAAATAAGGAAAAAAACAGGAAAAATCAAAAAAACTTTTGACAATAAGGGAAAAATATGATAAGAATTAATATAGTGTGTATTGGGAAAATTAAAGACAGATACATAAAAGAGGGAATAGCGGAGTTTTCAAAGAGGTTGTCAAAGTACGTAAAATTGGATGTAGTTGAACTGGCTGAAGAAGATGATAACAAGGGGATTGAAAATGCAATAAATTCCGAAACTGAGAGAATAATAAATGCTATTTCAAAAAGAAATTATTCATATAATATTTTGCTTGACTTAAATGGAAAAATGCTGACTTCTGAAGAAATGGCAGAAAAAATCGAAAAAATTTCCATGACAAACAGTGAAATTAGTTTCATAATTGGCGGTTCCAATGGTGTGAATGATAACTTGAGAAAAATGGTAGATTTTCGGCTATGTTTTTCAGCAATGACATTTCCGCATCAACTTATGCGATTAATTTTAACGGAGCAAATATACAGATGGATTTCAATTAATAATAATATAAAATATCATAAATAATGGAGGAAAAATATGTATTCTGCTGGGGAAGAATTTGAAAGAGTTAATAACGAAGGGGATGTAGAAGGATATACTTGCCTTTCCAATGTTACGGTAGGAGATAAGGAATATTTAGTTTGTGATGATGAAACTGGGGAGAAGAAAGTGTTTTATTATGACAGTATTGAAGAGGAACTGTATGATTTGGATGAAGATGAGGAAGATCAGGTGCTGGAAATATGGAATGATGAATATTATGGTTCCGATAAGGATTATATGTATTGGAATGAAGATTTTGGGGAATACGACAAAGATGAAAATTCGGATGGAGAATATGACGGAGGTAACTTTGACTCATTGGATGACGATGATAATACTGATTTTTTTGAAGATGAAGATGAGGATGACGAGGATTTATCAGAATTTTTGGATGATTTTTTTGATGATGAAGAAGAATAAATAAAAAATAAAGGAATAAAATGAAAATAAAAATAAAAAGTTTAGATAACTTTAAACAAAATTATGAAAAATTATTTAAACTGGAAAAAATAATAAATTTTGAAGAAAAAAAAGAATATCATTATAAAGATGAATACGGAAATTGCAAAATCATCGATAAAAATGATTCTATAGAGATTTATCGTTATGGACAAATTAATTCCAAGCAAATATTCAAAAATAATAAAAATACACCGTTTACCTACATTACAAAACAATTTCGAGGAAAGTACGAAATTTTTACAAAAAAAATTCAAAAAGAAAATGGAAAAATAGTGCTGGAATATGATATAATACATAGTAATGAAATAATAAATAGTATAAATTTAGAAATACAATTTATAGATATTTAAGGAGCTGTCTCATAAAGTAAATAAAATTACCAAATTATAAATTTTATATATTTTACTATATTTATAAAATCAATAAAAATAATATATGTTGATTTTTAAAAATATATAACATTTATGTTAGTAAAATTATTTTTGACTTATGAGACACCCTCCAATTATTTAGATTTTATTTTCTAAATTTAAATAATAGAAAGATATGAATATAAATATATTTATTTCATAATAAAAAAAGCAGAAAGGAAAAGTGAATGAGCAATCAAAACCACAATGATAATGGTATTATAAAAGAAAAACTGAAAAAAGTAGAAGAATTAAAAGAAATAGGTATTGAGCCGTATGGACGAAGATATGAAAAATTAAATGATATTGCAGAAATAAATCAATATGATGAAACTTGTGACAAAGTATTCAAGACAGCTGGAAGAATCGTTGCCTTCAGAAGAATGGGGAAAAATGGATTTGGACAGATTCAGGATCCAACTGGAAAAATTCAATATTATGTGAAAAAAGATGAAGTTGGAGAAGAGCAGTACGAAATTTATAAAA
Proteins encoded:
- a CDS encoding PAAR-like protein, translated to MYNEYLNGNSDIAVTYEQIKNRLENRKKMQDLFYKISPLSLGTIVETKINKEILKTYVCDGALLKCKNLISKDLFLKLKVIDRKTQILGKPVATESDNNSYNFIICDKNGIEQEGYCLISCSLCNVENGKWGNVFNNILKSGKKTLSNESKLFCGIDSNNPIDIIFNGQNITEKTATQNIAFMKSIWVQQLQNGIKETYESAGKFAASKKMTKVPYIGFLGIIGMGTSSVEFINGIESSLSAGISMYKGKNISVGKEILSSVGYSSEEIETIFGISSKVYEVSSFINTPLSIFNNNYLKVKENPMSNKSRRERRGNANRKEKNWQKKATKKELEKSENNKIKKGFFKDINKEYTQIKSKDKEIRKILYEELGESIEEKYEQSVKYLNNDISIIEIVK
- a CDS encoding tetratricopeptide repeat protein yields the protein MYREKGDVEKAKEWYQKGVEENENFCNIQLAKIYMSEKKFNEAEKVLLEIENIEKNGEAIYNLFIISYLKNDKKNMDKWENKLFNETLVEDINEDMINNIKYIKGSDKDKKFFNQINDANSFAFLGNYNIAENKLKDAIKINEKDGYYELGKLYYYILKKDLAKKILEKSYELGNFQSLSIIGRIEEDNEKIEKAKEIYKIGVEKEDRESIFNLGAIYEEEDNDIENAIIIYNKGMALKDARSIYNLVHIYEKLGEEEEVKKLKNKILFEKGLIYLEYDMINYAKK
- a CDS encoding DUF1934 family protein yields the protein MKIKIKSLDNFKQNYEKLFKLEKIINFEEKKEYHYKDEYGNCKIIDKNDSIEIYRYGQINSKQIFKNNKNTPFTYITKQFRGKYEIFTKKIQKENGKIVLEYDIIHSNEIINSINLEIQFIDI
- the mutL gene encoding DNA mismatch repair endonuclease MutL, translated to MGYIKILDEKVSNIIAAGEVVENPASMIKEMIENSLDAKATMIKIEVFKAGTDVKVSDNGIGMDKDDTLLSVERHATSKIKEKEDVFNLNTYGFRGEALSSIAAVSKLTITTRSENSPVGYKIGCYGGVVRKFEEVSRNVGTEMEVRDLFYNTPARRKFLRKMSTEYGKIRDIVLKEALSNSNVAFSLELDGKSTIKTSGKGIDNTILELFGKSILRNLKKFEYGYLGNVEILRSSKDFMFTFVNNRYVKSATIERSVIDGYYTKLMKGKYPFAIIFYNTDPKEIDVNVHPSKKIIKFSNDKIVYNEIKSAIDDFFYYNDRENWQPNIDLIKKNININENVTVEKDDLFSDDVLKGKNQKVISLETFDGKILENSENSREKDNFSVDDFEKNNRNTDFLDNFKNMSNDSFSNNENFVKNKNENDSSLDEIWNKMNDNSKMAVENNVENFKTKDEYYTKNWDKNSNFENYKNSDEYDNSDTINENTENESHYKVGTFEKHVGKQFHYDILGQIFDTYILVRRDDELEIYDQHIIHERILYEELKDKFYNKKIESQHLLLPLKMEVTQIEKNIIFENIEIFRDFGFDIDEFSEDEIVIRAVPAFDFRDSIENVFLQLLMDLKNEVEIKDLRENIIISMSCKGAVKAGQKLDMFEMQNMVRRIHEVGKYTCPHGRPIIVKLSKNDLDKMFGRKK
- a CDS encoding 23S rRNA (pseudouridine(1915)-N(3))-methyltransferase RlmH, which gives rise to MIRINIVCIGKIKDRYIKEGIAEFSKRLSKYVKLDVVELAEEDDNKGIENAINSETERIINAISKRNYSYNILLDLNGKMLTSEEMAEKIEKISMTNSEISFIIGGSNGVNDNLRKMVDFRLCFSAMTFPHQLMRLILTEQIYRWISINNNIKYHK